The proteins below come from a single Cognatishimia sp. WU-CL00825 genomic window:
- a CDS encoding sugar ABC transporter substrate-binding protein — protein sequence MKLFTSAIAIAASLYGAQAFAWEATEGRPFEGQTVNVLAVKSSQFEAHEARLAEFEEATGIDVVYDYVPFPNMKEALTTEMVAGGDYDVVSVMDQWVHSLQMLMQPIGPGIEAQGTDLNDFPAAHLRHGMLNGELIGLPVRGHVQLMFYRTDILEEAGVTPPQTWEEMVTAAKAIQENTDAAGVALPYGKLNGQNLMVWMNLLWGNGGDLFDADGKANFNSDAGVAATETYISYLTEEEIVPAGSAVFVEQDAVTSFKQGNSAMLPVWWWVRSQLSDPEQSTLTADQIGFTALPAVAGADRTSFTNTWIFGVTAESDNKDAATEFLGWLTDPALERDVLMDPDLSEVVAVHMSNLTDAEVNERWGGMHQAAADALATADGVEFGDNWPRIVLILETAISSLASGEATDVQAVLNTAAEDIAAIR from the coding sequence ATGAAATTATTTACCAGTGCGATTGCGATCGCAGCATCACTCTACGGCGCACAGGCCTTTGCGTGGGAGGCCACTGAAGGTCGACCCTTTGAAGGGCAGACCGTGAATGTCCTTGCAGTTAAGTCCAGCCAGTTTGAGGCCCACGAGGCGCGACTGGCCGAATTCGAAGAGGCGACCGGCATCGACGTCGTCTACGATTACGTGCCGTTCCCAAACATGAAAGAGGCCCTGACGACCGAAATGGTTGCAGGTGGCGACTATGATGTTGTGTCTGTGATGGATCAGTGGGTTCATTCGCTTCAGATGCTCATGCAGCCGATTGGGCCGGGCATTGAGGCTCAGGGCACCGACCTGAACGATTTCCCAGCCGCACACTTGCGTCATGGCATGCTGAATGGCGAATTGATCGGCCTGCCGGTGCGTGGTCACGTTCAACTGATGTTTTACCGCACGGATATTCTGGAAGAAGCCGGCGTGACGCCCCCACAGACATGGGAAGAAATGGTCACAGCTGCCAAAGCCATTCAGGAAAACACCGACGCCGCTGGCGTGGCGCTGCCCTATGGCAAGCTCAATGGTCAGAACCTGATGGTTTGGATGAACCTGCTTTGGGGCAATGGTGGCGATCTGTTTGATGCTGATGGCAAGGCGAACTTTAATTCGGACGCAGGTGTCGCTGCGACTGAAACATACATCAGCTATCTGACCGAGGAAGAAATCGTGCCTGCGGGTTCCGCAGTGTTTGTCGAACAAGACGCCGTCACCAGCTTTAAGCAGGGCAACTCGGCGATGCTTCCTGTCTGGTGGTGGGTGCGCTCACAGCTGAGTGATCCTGAGCAATCCACACTGACGGCTGACCAAATTGGGTTCACGGCCCTGCCAGCGGTCGCTGGTGCAGATCGCACATCCTTCACCAACACGTGGATCTTCGGTGTGACGGCCGAGTCTGACAACAAGGACGCGGCCACTGAATTTCTTGGTTGGCTGACCGATCCTGCACTTGAGCGTGATGTGCTGATGGACCCAGACTTGTCCGAGGTTGTCGCCGTTCACATGTCCAACCTGACCGACGCGGAAGTCAATGAGCGCTGGGGCGGCATGCACCAGGCGGCTGCCGATGCTTTGGCGACGGCTGACGGTGTGGAATTCGGCGACAACTGGCCGCGCATCGTTCTGATCCTTGAGACAGCGATCTCGAGCCTTGCTTCTGGCGAAGCAACGGACGTGCAGGCCGTCTTGAACACTGCCGCCGAGGATATCGCGGCGATCCGATAG
- a CDS encoding sugar ABC transporter permease: MKDRLLPYWLLIPAFIIVLATTIYPLAYSFITSFRAWDLTKSRRPEGFVGLDNYIYATSESQFLNSLWVTFIFVITSVILTVILAMALALLLRRKGPMHTFTRIILILPFAMSPALIGVSYRFMFNPEFGVIANGLGAVFPALQGVPWLADPQLAMGVLVLTDVWHWTPYMTFMCLGGLASIPRETEEAARIDGASNLRIIFGIILPQMRGVILVMAVLKTIFALKMFDQVVTLTGGGPGTSTETLAYFIFNVGFRWFDMGYASALAWILTAIMMFISIWYVRMLLSERKMATA, translated from the coding sequence GTGAAAGATCGGCTGCTTCCATATTGGTTATTGATCCCGGCCTTCATAATTGTGCTGGCGACTACTATCTACCCGCTCGCCTATTCGTTCATCACGTCTTTTCGCGCGTGGGACCTCACTAAAAGCCGCCGACCTGAGGGTTTCGTCGGCCTCGACAACTACATTTACGCCACAAGCGAAAGCCAGTTCCTGAACTCGCTCTGGGTGACCTTCATTTTCGTCATCACCAGCGTGATACTGACGGTGATTTTGGCCATGGCGCTGGCGCTGTTGCTGCGCCGCAAGGGGCCGATGCACACCTTCACACGTATTATCCTGATTTTGCCCTTCGCCATGAGTCCCGCCCTGATCGGCGTCAGCTATCGTTTTATGTTCAACCCCGAATTCGGAGTGATCGCCAATGGGTTGGGCGCGGTTTTTCCTGCCTTGCAGGGGGTGCCGTGGCTGGCTGATCCGCAACTGGCCATGGGGGTTTTGGTGCTGACAGATGTCTGGCACTGGACCCCTTACATGACCTTCATGTGTCTCGGTGGGCTTGCGTCCATCCCGCGCGAAACCGAAGAAGCAGCCCGCATTGATGGGGCCTCTAACCTGCGCATCATCTTTGGTATCATTCTGCCGCAGATGCGCGGTGTGATCCTTGTGATGGCCGTTTTGAAAACGATTTTTGCGCTGAAGATGTTTGATCAGGTCGTGACCCTAACGGGTGGTGGCCCCGGCACCTCAACAGAAACGCTCGCTTATTTCATCTTCAACGTTGGTTTCCGCTGGTTCGACATGGGCTATGCATCGGCATTGGCCTGGATCCTAACCGCGATCATGATGTTTATCTCAATCTGGTATGTTCGCATGCTGCTGAGCGAAAGAAAGATGGCAACCGCATGA
- a CDS encoding carbohydrate ABC transporter permease: MKRTLAYVGERALLVLISIVVLFPIAWMFLTAFKQPRDAYSLSLVFEPTLQNFVTVFSAPWNLGSMVMNSVIVATVTVAIAVPCAALAAYSFSRFRVKGRKFLFFLILSTQFIPAVVIVLPFFLMFRQLNMLDTRLALIIVNLAIVTPFVIWMIKGFIDAIPTDSEEAAMIDGASRLRVIKDIVLPMAAPGIMTSSIFCFILTWNEFLFALILSRRDAVTLPVGLVSFRTERGDLWELMSAAGVMITVPIFIMALFIQKHFTRGMTAGAVK; encoded by the coding sequence ATGAAACGCACTCTCGCTTATGTGGGCGAACGCGCCCTCCTTGTCCTTATTTCCATCGTGGTACTATTCCCGATTGCATGGATGTTCCTGACGGCCTTCAAACAGCCCCGCGACGCTTATTCACTGTCGCTGGTTTTTGAGCCCACGTTGCAGAACTTTGTGACCGTGTTTTCGGCCCCGTGGAACCTGGGGTCGATGGTGATGAACTCTGTCATTGTTGCGACGGTGACGGTTGCCATCGCGGTGCCATGTGCGGCGCTGGCGGCCTATTCATTCTCACGGTTTCGGGTGAAAGGACGCAAGTTCCTGTTCTTCCTGATCCTGTCGACGCAGTTCATTCCAGCCGTTGTCATCGTGCTGCCGTTCTTCTTGATGTTCCGGCAATTGAATATGCTGGATACGCGGCTTGCGTTGATCATTGTGAATCTCGCTATCGTCACGCCCTTCGTGATCTGGATGATCAAAGGCTTCATCGACGCAATCCCAACCGACAGCGAAGAAGCCGCGATGATTGATGGCGCTTCGCGCTTGCGGGTCATCAAAGACATCGTTTTGCCAATGGCTGCGCCGGGGATCATGACCTCTTCGATCTTCTGCTTCATCCTGACGTGGAACGAATTTCTGTTCGCCCTAATCCTGTCACGCCGTGATGCGGTCACCTTGCCCGTGGGGCTTGTCAGTTTCCGCACCGAACGCGGTGATCTGTGGGAATTAATGAGCGCCGCTGGCGTCATGATCACCGTGCCAATCTTCATCATGGCCCTGTTCATTCAAAAACACTTTACGCGCGGCATGACGGCCGGCGCGGTCAAATAG
- a CDS encoding ABC transporter ATP-binding protein — protein sequence MAEVRLVDIEKKYGAFLAVPKQSLTIHDGEFLVLLGPSGCGKTTTMRMIAGLEDITSGDIMIKGERINDKPPKDRDIAMVFQNYGLYPHMTVKQNIEYPLKLRGMAKAARKARVQETAATVELDALLERRPSELSGGQRQRVALARAIVRTPSIFLMDEPLSNLDAKLRVTMRAELKHLHHELGVTTVYVTHDQMEAMTLASRVAVMREGRIVQLDTPKKIYAEPADLFVAGFIGSPSMNLIDGTVKGGTFRADGVEIAVDLGDRDGVVLGIRPEELDITQDENAAISGKLYALELTGESTLVTLRNGPSSVCARGHADFEADINSPCHLTPKDGARIHLFDRATGERLG from the coding sequence ATGGCCGAAGTCCGTCTTGTCGACATCGAAAAGAAATACGGCGCATTCCTTGCCGTCCCGAAACAAAGCTTGACCATCCATGATGGTGAATTCCTTGTGCTGCTGGGCCCGTCGGGCTGTGGCAAAACCACGACCATGCGCATGATTGCCGGGCTTGAGGACATTACCTCAGGCGACATCATGATCAAGGGTGAGCGGATCAACGACAAACCGCCCAAAGACCGTGACATCGCGATGGTGTTCCAAAACTATGGTTTGTACCCGCATATGACCGTGAAGCAGAACATCGAATATCCGTTAAAGCTGCGCGGAATGGCCAAGGCCGCGCGCAAAGCCCGCGTTCAAGAAACCGCTGCAACGGTCGAACTGGATGCGCTGCTGGAGCGCCGCCCCTCCGAATTGTCGGGCGGTCAGCGCCAGCGCGTGGCCCTGGCCCGCGCCATCGTGCGCACGCCAAGCATCTTTTTGATGGACGAACCCCTGTCGAACCTGGATGCAAAGCTGCGTGTCACCATGCGCGCAGAGCTGAAACACCTGCACCACGAACTGGGCGTCACCACCGTTTACGTGACCCACGACCAGATGGAGGCAATGACCCTCGCCAGCCGTGTTGCCGTGATGCGTGAAGGGCGCATTGTGCAGCTTGATACGCCAAAGAAAATCTATGCCGAACCTGCCGATCTGTTTGTCGCGGGCTTCATCGGATCACCTTCGATGAATTTGATTGATGGGACTGTTAAGGGTGGGACATTTCGCGCCGACGGGGTCGAAATTGCGGTGGATCTTGGTGACCGTGACGGGGTGGTTCTGGGCATTCGCCCAGAGGAACTCGATATTACACAGGATGAAAACGCAGCAATCAGCGGCAAGCTTTATGCTCTCGAATTGACGGGCGAATCCACGTTGGTGACGTTGCGCAACGGGCCATCGTCGGTCTGCGCGCGCGGCCATGCAGATTTTGAGGCTGACATCAATTCACCCTGCCATTTAACGCCAAAAGACGGCGCGCGCATTCATCTGTTTGATCGCGCAACGGGCGAACGACTCGGATAA
- a CDS encoding aldolase/citrate lyase family protein, which produces MRANSVRTRLAASQIVVNGWLSIGSPYSAEGVGHSGVHAVTVDLQHGMLGFSDALAMMQAISATPATPMVRVPELSPAKIMQLLDAGAYGIICPMISTPEQTKTLVDACRYPPLGNRSFGPSRGLLYGGPDYVAQANETVMAIPMIETAEAVERIEEILDVVGVDMIYIGPNDLAFELDGHSGHPRPKSEVALLHVLAAATKRGIPAGIFCGSGEEARTRIEQGFRLVTPGNDFAHLTRSMREAVRVTLGDTSPETTAQNGY; this is translated from the coding sequence ATGCGCGCCAACTCTGTCCGAACCCGCCTCGCGGCGTCACAGATCGTCGTGAACGGCTGGCTCTCGATTGGCTCGCCCTATTCTGCCGAGGGCGTCGGCCACAGCGGCGTCCACGCTGTCACGGTCGATCTGCAACATGGCATGCTGGGCTTTTCGGACGCATTGGCGATGATGCAGGCGATCTCGGCCACGCCCGCCACGCCTATGGTTCGCGTGCCAGAGCTTAGTCCAGCGAAGATCATGCAGCTCTTGGATGCAGGGGCTTATGGCATCATCTGCCCGATGATCTCTACGCCGGAACAAACCAAAACGCTGGTGGATGCCTGCCGCTACCCGCCCCTTGGCAACCGCAGCTTTGGCCCCTCCCGCGGGCTGCTTTATGGCGGGCCGGACTATGTCGCGCAGGCGAATGAGACTGTGATGGCCATCCCGATGATCGAAACCGCCGAAGCGGTCGAGCGCATCGAAGAGATCCTCGATGTCGTCGGCGTCGATATGATCTATATCGGCCCCAACGATCTGGCGTTTGAACTGGATGGTCACTCTGGCCATCCCCGCCCGAAATCCGAGGTCGCTTTGCTTCATGTATTGGCCGCAGCCACCAAACGCGGCATTCCAGCAGGCATTTTCTGCGGGTCCGGCGAAGAGGCGCGCACCCGCATCGAACAGGGCTTCCGCCTTGTGACTCCTGGCAACGACTTTGCCCATCTGACCCGCAGTATGCGCGAGGCCGTGCGTGTCACCCTTGGAGACACGAGCCCCGAAACCACCGCTCAAAATGGCTATTGA
- a CDS encoding alpha/beta hydrolase: MAIEGLSNKPWLLLHGTLCTGAVFEGFLDALDVANSARTYVTLDRPSIEDYRMDFEGLANDTIVCGFSLGAIVAAHFADSIIADRLILFGLNPYADDPAKAPSRHALAQDVQTHGGAEALRTRLSGVFGPDPDTTRAAIIRMAEVTAPLIGAQTQLALSRPGALLALKRAVMPVLAATGTHDQAAPTPQGQAAAQSAPNGQFRTLDGLGHFALLEDPNTCATVVRNWQEALNEHL, from the coding sequence ATGGCTATTGAGGGATTGTCAAACAAGCCTTGGCTGCTCTTGCACGGCACGTTGTGCACGGGGGCGGTGTTTGAAGGGTTTCTTGATGCCCTTGACGTTGCAAACAGCGCGCGGACCTATGTGACTCTGGACCGTCCTTCGATCGAAGACTACCGCATGGATTTCGAAGGCCTTGCAAACGACACGATCGTCTGCGGCTTTTCCCTTGGTGCTATCGTGGCGGCCCATTTCGCAGACAGCATAATCGCTGATCGCCTAATCCTTTTCGGCCTCAATCCTTACGCTGATGACCCCGCCAAGGCCCCGTCGCGTCACGCTCTGGCGCAGGATGTCCAAACACATGGAGGGGCTGAGGCCCTTAGGACCCGCCTTTCGGGCGTCTTCGGCCCCGACCCTGATACAACACGGGCCGCAATCATCCGGATGGCCGAAGTGACGGCACCTCTCATTGGCGCGCAAACCCAGCTGGCCTTAAGCCGACCGGGTGCGCTGCTTGCGTTGAAACGGGCGGTAATGCCCGTTCTGGCCGCAACGGGTACCCACGATCAGGCCGCTCCGACCCCGCAAGGTCAGGCTGCCGCACAAAGTGCGCCCAACGGGCAATTTCGCACGCTGGATGGCTTGGGGCATTTTGCCCTGCTGGAAGACCCAAATACCTGCGCCACAGTGGTGCGAAATTGGCAGGAAGCACTTAATGAACACCTCTGA
- the otnK gene encoding 3-oxo-tetronate kinase, producing the protein MSGTILGCIADDFTGATDIAGLLARSGVRVSLRIGVPDTPPNDTSAFEVIALKSRTAPVQEAIDETRAALAWLRDAGARRFFWKYCSTFDSTAEGNIGPVAEALMDDLGTDQTIYCPAFPENGRSIFMGNLFVGHQLLAESPMKDHPLTPMRDSNLMRLLAPQVQGQVDLIDRLTVAQGAQALQDALAQIRAEGTAHVVVDAVANSDLVTIATACRDMPLMTGGSAVAMPLPALYLADGLLSEDAPKQPHHTLPDATIVLSGSCSAMTNAQVAAYIATGAPSYQLDPLTLVESGKQEVLDWLDGQDMTQAPLVYATADPASVKAAQVRIGVAEVGALIENTLADCATAARDAGARRIIVAGGETSGAVTKALGVAQLDIGSEIAPGVPWTYCISDGTQIALALKSGNFGREDFFTDALSKLDNA; encoded by the coding sequence ATGAGCGGAACTATTCTAGGCTGCATCGCCGACGATTTCACCGGCGCAACAGACATCGCAGGCCTTTTGGCGCGCAGCGGTGTGCGGGTATCCCTACGTATTGGTGTGCCTGACACCCCTCCCAACGACACCAGCGCATTTGAGGTCATCGCCCTTAAATCCCGCACCGCACCCGTGCAGGAGGCGATTGATGAAACCCGCGCGGCGCTGGCATGGCTGCGCGATGCGGGGGCTCGTCGTTTCTTCTGGAAGTATTGCTCTACCTTTGACAGTACCGCCGAGGGCAATATCGGCCCCGTGGCCGAGGCGCTCATGGACGATCTTGGCACAGATCAAACCATCTATTGCCCAGCCTTTCCCGAAAACGGCCGTTCCATCTTTATGGGCAACCTCTTCGTCGGCCATCAGTTGCTTGCCGAAAGCCCGATGAAGGACCACCCGCTGACCCCCATGCGCGATAGCAATTTGATGCGCCTTCTGGCCCCGCAAGTGCAGGGTCAGGTCGACCTGATTGACCGCCTTACAGTGGCCCAAGGGGCGCAGGCCTTGCAGGACGCCCTTGCGCAGATCCGCGCCGAGGGGACCGCCCATGTTGTTGTTGATGCTGTCGCCAACAGTGACCTTGTGACCATTGCGACCGCCTGCCGTGACATGCCGCTGATGACCGGTGGCTCCGCCGTCGCGATGCCGCTGCCCGCCCTCTATCTGGCCGACGGGTTGCTTTCGGAAGATGCGCCCAAACAGCCGCATCACACCCTTCCTGACGCAACAATCGTCTTGTCCGGCAGCTGCTCGGCCATGACCAACGCGCAGGTCGCAGCCTATATCGCGACGGGTGCGCCCTCTTATCAACTCGACCCGCTGACACTCGTGGAAAGCGGAAAACAAGAGGTTCTCGATTGGTTGGATGGGCAGGACATGACACAAGCACCGCTTGTCTATGCCACCGCTGATCCGGCCAGCGTCAAGGCCGCGCAGGTCAGGATCGGAGTAGCCGAAGTGGGCGCCCTGATCGAAAACACCCTCGCCGACTGCGCCACCGCTGCCCGTGATGCGGGCGCACGCCGCATCATCGTAGCGGGTGGCGAAACGTCAGGTGCCGTGACCAAGGCACTGGGGGTCGCACAGCTCGACATAGGCTCCGAAATCGCTCCCGGTGTGCCGTGGACCTATTGCATCTCAGACGGCACGCAGATTGCGCTGGCCCTCAAATCCGGCAACTTTGGTCGTGAAGACTTCTTTACAGACGCCTTAAGCAAACTGGACAACGCATGA
- a CDS encoding aldolase, with amino-acid sequence MTAETQLREQICLLAKSMFDRGLTGGSTGNISARTADGGLLVSPTGTSFGRLDPAKLSRFDPQGGLIDGDPPTKEMPLHCAFYDTRSTAGAVVHLHSCHSVALSMMPDANEDDFLPHLTPYAIMKLGRVKLLPFFLPGDPAMGDAVRGLAGKRSAVMLANHGPVVAGKDIEAACNAIEELEDTARLAMMTHGMSPRGLTHTDVERLVTTFAVEWEA; translated from the coding sequence ATGACAGCGGAAACCCAACTGCGCGAACAGATCTGCCTATTGGCGAAATCCATGTTTGACCGTGGCCTGACTGGTGGCAGCACTGGAAACATATCCGCGCGCACGGCTGACGGGGGCCTGCTGGTCTCGCCCACGGGCACCAGTTTTGGCCGCCTTGACCCCGCAAAGCTCAGTCGGTTTGACCCGCAAGGCGGGTTGATCGACGGAGACCCGCCGACCAAGGAAATGCCACTGCATTGCGCTTTCTACGACACCCGCTCCACGGCGGGGGCGGTTGTGCATCTACACTCATGTCATTCAGTTGCGCTGTCCATGATGCCTGATGCGAATGAGGATGATTTTCTGCCCCACCTTACCCCCTATGCAATCATGAAACTGGGGCGCGTTAAACTCCTGCCGTTCTTTCTGCCCGGTGATCCGGCGATGGGGGATGCGGTGCGTGGCCTCGCCGGGAAACGTTCCGCGGTGATGTTGGCCAATCACGGCCCAGTGGTGGCAGGCAAGGATATCGAAGCCGCCTGCAACGCGATTGAAGAACTTGAAGACACCGCGCGCTTGGCGATGATGACGCACGGCATGTCACCGCGCGGACTCACACACACAGATGTGGAGCGGTTGGTAACGACATTTGCTGTGGAGTGGGAGGCATGA
- a CDS encoding TIM barrel protein, with protein sequence MRFSANLGFLWAELSLPDAIRAAKTAGFDAVECHWPFATPAAEVRAALDETCLQMLGLNTARGDVSAGENGLAALPDRIDDAHAAIDEAISYASAIGCKSVHVMAGFSSALDARETFVANLGYACTQAAPHGITILIEPLNRYDAPGYFLKTTAQAVDVIYSVHAPNLKLMFDCYHVQLMEGDLTRKLTNLMTHIGHIQFASVPDRGPPNTGEVNYDHIFGVIGSLGYNKPLGAEYKPKVPTDETLSWLHRR encoded by the coding sequence ATGAGGTTTTCCGCCAACTTAGGCTTCCTGTGGGCAGAGTTGTCTCTTCCCGATGCCATCCGAGCGGCGAAAACTGCAGGCTTTGATGCGGTCGAATGTCATTGGCCCTTTGCGACACCTGCGGCGGAAGTGCGCGCTGCCCTAGATGAAACCTGTCTGCAAATGCTAGGGTTGAATACAGCACGCGGCGACGTGTCGGCTGGTGAAAACGGCCTTGCCGCACTGCCTGATAGAATCGACGACGCCCACGCCGCAATTGATGAAGCAATCTCTTATGCAAGTGCCATCGGGTGCAAGAGCGTGCACGTCATGGCCGGCTTTTCAAGCGCTCTGGATGCCCGCGAAACTTTTGTCGCCAATCTAGGATACGCCTGCACACAAGCCGCACCACACGGGATCACAATTCTGATCGAACCACTGAACCGTTATGATGCGCCGGGGTATTTCCTGAAAACGACCGCGCAGGCAGTCGATGTGATCTATAGCGTGCATGCGCCCAACCTCAAGCTCATGTTCGACTGCTACCATGTGCAACTGATGGAAGGCGATCTGACCCGCAAACTGACGAACTTGATGACACACATCGGACATATCCAATTTGCATCAGTGCCGGATCGCGGACCGCCCAACACAGGAGAGGTGAACTATGACCACATCTTCGGTGTGATCGGTTCACTTGGTTACAACAAGCCTTTGGGTGCAGAATATAAGCCAAAGGTGCCGACTGATGAGACTTTGTCTTGGCTGCACAGACGTTGA